Within Desulfobulbaceae bacterium, the genomic segment AATGAACTTTTTCCACCCCAAGAAACAGCAGAGCAACAATAAATAGCCATCCTCAAGGAATAGGTGGTGTTTAAGCTCTATCTTTAAGTCCAACTCCAAAGAAATTTGGGTTCAGTTCATAATTTGAAGGGCAAGTTTTGCTACCCTTTTGGAAGCCCCCGCAGGGCCAACAAGTCCACGGATATATTCGAGTTGAGTTTTGAGTTGCTTGTGTTTATCAGTTCCGGGCCAGATATCAAGAAGTGCTGCAACTAAGGCATCAGCCGTGAAATCATTTTGCAGAAGCTCTTTAACAACTTCTTTTCCGGCAATCAGATTAACCAGGGATGCAAATTTAACCTTAATTAGTCTTCTTCCTAAGAAATAGGTTAAGGGGCTGATTCTGTACACCACAACCATGGGCACATTCAAAAGGGCTAGTTCGAGTGTTACTGTCCCTGAAGCCACCATAACAAGGTCGCAATTTGCCATTAAATCATAACGTTGCCCCCTGACAATCTTCAAATTCAGCAGCGTTTTAATCTCATCTGAAATCTCAAGATCTGATTCTTCAAGTGTTGGAGCCAACGGCATTAGGAAGCATAGCTCTTTTTTTTGCTGTTTAAGTTTGTGGGCGGCTTCAATAAACTCCGGCAGTATAGACCTCAGCTCTCTAATGCGGCTACCAGGCAACATACCAACAACAGTAGCCGTCGCCGGGATTGAATGCATTGGCCTGAACGTCTCAGACTCTTCACTCACAGTTACACAATCCACTAAAGGATGACCAACAAACTCGACAATTTCAACACCGCGCTGGGTATAAAAATCTTTTTCGAAGGGGAGAATAACAGCTAATTTA encodes:
- the lpxB gene encoding lipid-A-disaccharide synthase gives rise to the protein MKKIMVIAGEASGDMHGANLVKAMKSINSDLYFCGVGDEALRQAGVEIIVESREISVVGLIEVVFHLRDIRRAFKLIVNRLQKDQPALLILIDFPDFNLMLAKQAKKIGIPVFYYISPQVWAWRSGRVNKIARLVDKLAVILPFEKDFYTQRGVEIVEFVGHPLVDCVTVSEESETFRPMHSIPATATVVGMLPGSRIRELRSILPEFIEAAHKLKQQKKELCFLMPLAPTLEESDLEISDEIKTLLNLKIVRGQRYDLMANCDLVMVASGTVTLELALLNVPMVVVYRISPLTYFLGRRLIKVKFASLVNLIAGKEVVKELLQNDFTADALVAALLDIWPGTDKHKQLKTQLEYIRGLVGPAGASKRVAKLALQIMN